Proteins encoded together in one Streptomyces sp. TLI_171 window:
- a CDS encoding dual specificity protein phosphatase family protein, with protein MRPTLFTVYRPGPGRLSTMARPRGGDWLADELAGLAAAGVTDLVSALTPAECAELGLTAEPELARAAGLRFTALPIPDRTTPVLSHVIEPVRELTDRLRSGGHLVVHCRAGIGRSSLLAASVLVLAGTDADTAWELIGRARGLAVPDTAEQRAWTDLLPPRG; from the coding sequence ATGCGCCCCACCCTGTTCACCGTCTACCGGCCGGGTCCCGGCCGGCTCAGCACCATGGCCCGGCCGCGCGGGGGCGACTGGCTGGCCGACGAGCTGGCGGGGTTGGCCGCCGCCGGGGTCACCGACCTGGTCAGCGCCCTGACGCCGGCGGAGTGCGCCGAGCTGGGACTGACCGCGGAGCCGGAGCTGGCCCGGGCGGCCGGGCTCCGTTTCACCGCGCTGCCGATACCCGACCGCACCACCCCCGTGCTCTCCCACGTCATCGAACCGGTACGGGAGTTGACGGATCGTCTGCGGAGCGGCGGCCATCTCGTGGTGCACTGCCGGGCCGGGATCGGCCGGTCCTCGCTGCTGGCGGCGTCCGTGCTGGTGCTGGCCGGCACGGACGCCGACACCGCGTGGGAGCTGATCGGGCGGGCCCGCGGCCTGGCGGTGCCGGACACCGCCGAACAGCGCGCCTGGACCGACCTGCTGCCGCCCCGGGGCTGA
- a CDS encoding MMPL family transporter, whose product MSSSVSPPGGSDDGAGSVAPRGLLWRLGRWCARHAVVVIVGWLVVLAGVQVANRAVGGEYSDDFSLPGSQAQEGGDVLAAHEPAASGTSAQVVLYDGQPLTDFQSQVDQAVTNLQHLPHVLSAQNPLPPQGQAPPPGGPLSANGQTGYITVRFDGAPATFGDDYLSQVDTAVAPLRQAGVQVEYGGPLGELARPAPDDRVSELIGFGVAVLVLLAGFGSVIAAGLPLVSALVAVVVGLGLLGLLAALSTFATVAPTLATMIGLGVGIDYALFLLTRHRQNLMDGADPPAAAGHAVATSGRAVLISGCTVVIALAGLSVSGISFMAKLGLAAGVTVVTAVCGALTLLPALMGLIGRNMDRFAVRTPVAEGTVPDEPPDSPESSDGAEEAAGGGMWHRYARKVEHRPWWYLAAGLVTVLILAVPLPSIQLGHIGDGADPTSFTDRRAFDLMSSAFGPGSNGPLTVVVDQTSVPSSDRAALASSVQQALTGVPNTASTAPLQTSSDGDVLFTTVTPAQAPQDQKTTDLVGHLGDTVLPDAVAGTAAATYVTGTTAAQVDFLDIVASRLLLIIAVVVGLAFLIILLVFRAPLVALKAAVLNLVSIAASYGVLVAVFQWGWGGPALGVAGKVPIESYVPMMMFAIVFGLSMDYEVFLLSRVHERWVVSGDSRGSVAHALETTARVIGCAALIMVSVFAAFIVSDNVVIKMMGLGLAVSVLIDATVVRLLMVPAAMTLLGPAAWWTPRWLDRILPHVDTEGSNLTPPSGG is encoded by the coding sequence ATGTCCTCGTCCGTGTCCCCGCCGGGTGGGTCCGACGACGGTGCCGGGTCGGTCGCGCCCCGGGGCCTGCTGTGGCGGCTGGGCCGGTGGTGCGCCCGCCACGCGGTGGTGGTGATCGTCGGGTGGCTGGTGGTGCTGGCGGGGGTGCAGGTCGCCAACCGCGCGGTGGGCGGCGAGTACTCGGACGACTTCTCGCTGCCGGGCTCCCAGGCGCAGGAGGGCGGGGACGTGCTGGCCGCCCACGAGCCCGCCGCGTCCGGGACGAGCGCGCAGGTGGTGCTGTACGACGGGCAGCCGCTGACGGACTTCCAGTCCCAGGTGGACCAGGCGGTGACGAACCTGCAGCACCTGCCGCACGTGCTGTCGGCGCAGAACCCGCTGCCGCCGCAGGGGCAGGCCCCGCCGCCGGGCGGGCCGCTGTCCGCGAACGGGCAGACCGGGTACATCACGGTGCGCTTCGACGGGGCGCCGGCGACCTTCGGCGACGACTACCTGTCGCAGGTGGACACTGCGGTGGCGCCGCTGCGGCAGGCCGGGGTGCAGGTCGAGTACGGCGGGCCGCTGGGCGAGTTGGCGCGGCCCGCGCCGGACGACCGGGTGAGCGAGCTGATCGGGTTCGGGGTGGCGGTGCTGGTGCTGCTCGCGGGCTTCGGCAGCGTGATCGCGGCGGGGCTGCCGCTGGTGAGCGCCCTGGTCGCGGTGGTGGTGGGCCTGGGGCTGCTGGGCCTGCTGGCGGCGCTGTCCACCTTCGCGACGGTCGCTCCGACACTGGCGACGATGATCGGCCTGGGCGTCGGCATCGACTACGCGCTGTTCCTGCTGACCCGTCACCGGCAGAACCTGATGGACGGCGCGGACCCGCCCGCCGCGGCCGGGCACGCGGTGGCGACCAGCGGCCGGGCAGTGCTGATCTCCGGCTGCACGGTGGTGATCGCGCTGGCGGGCCTGTCGGTGTCCGGGATCAGTTTCATGGCGAAACTGGGCCTGGCCGCGGGCGTCACCGTGGTGACGGCGGTGTGCGGGGCGCTGACCCTGCTGCCCGCGCTGATGGGCCTGATCGGGCGGAACATGGACCGCTTCGCCGTCCGCACACCCGTCGCGGAGGGCACCGTTCCTGACGAACCACCAGATTCCCCGGAGTCCTCGGACGGAGCGGAGGAGGCGGCGGGCGGCGGCATGTGGCACCGGTACGCGCGGAAGGTCGAGCACCGGCCGTGGTGGTACCTGGCGGCGGGGCTGGTGACGGTGCTGATCCTGGCGGTGCCGCTGCCGTCGATCCAGCTCGGGCACATCGGCGACGGCGCGGACCCGACCTCGTTCACCGACCGGCGCGCCTTCGACCTGATGTCCTCGGCGTTCGGCCCGGGCTCCAACGGCCCGCTGACGGTGGTGGTCGACCAGACCTCGGTGCCGTCGTCCGACCGCGCGGCGCTGGCCTCCTCGGTGCAGCAGGCGCTGACGGGCGTGCCGAACACGGCGAGCACCGCGCCGCTGCAGACCAGCTCCGACGGCGACGTGCTGTTCACCACCGTGACGCCCGCGCAGGCCCCGCAGGACCAGAAGACCACCGACCTGGTCGGCCACCTCGGCGACACGGTGCTGCCGGACGCGGTGGCGGGCACCGCCGCGGCCACCTACGTCACCGGCACCACGGCGGCGCAGGTGGACTTCCTGGACATCGTGGCGAGCCGGCTGCTGCTGATCATCGCAGTGGTGGTGGGCCTGGCGTTCCTGATCATCCTGCTGGTGTTCCGCGCGCCCCTGGTCGCGCTGAAGGCGGCGGTCCTCAACCTGGTGTCGATCGCCGCCTCGTACGGCGTGCTGGTGGCGGTCTTCCAGTGGGGCTGGGGCGGGCCGGCGCTCGGGGTGGCGGGCAAGGTGCCGATCGAGAGCTACGTGCCGATGATGATGTTCGCCATCGTGTTCGGCCTGTCGATGGACTACGAGGTGTTCCTGCTCTCCCGGGTGCACGAGCGCTGGGTGGTCAGCGGCGACAGCCGGGGCTCGGTCGCGCACGCGCTGGAGACCACCGCACGGGTGATCGGCTGCGCGGCGCTGATCATGGTGAGCGTGTTCGCGGCGTTCATCGTCAGCGACAACGTGGTGATCAAGATGATGGGCCTCGGCCTGGCCGTCAGCGTGCTGATCGACGCCACCGTGGTCCGCCTGCTGATGGTTCCGGCCGCGATGACCCTGCTGGGCCCGGCGGCCTGGTGGACGCCCCGCTGGCTGGACCGGATCCTCCCGCACGTCGACACCGAGGGCAGCAACCTGACTCCGCCGAGCGGTGGTTGA
- a CDS encoding SflA family class IV lanthipeptide — MPVATLAEIRDAGPLVVDDETLLFEDDDRAELDPTACLADPWVTATTRIACDFNS; from the coding sequence ATGCCCGTAGCCACCCTCGCCGAGATCCGCGACGCCGGACCGCTGGTGGTCGACGACGAGACCCTGCTGTTCGAGGACGACGACCGGGCCGAACTCGACCCCACGGCCTGCCTCGCCGACCCCTGGGTGACCGCCACCACCCGCATCGCCTGCGACTTCAACTCCTGA
- the lanL gene encoding class IV lanthionine synthetase LanL, with amino-acid sequence MAGPIAGRRHWSDDTWSYLTDPRMPAMEHGWKLHVTARPATLDAVTALVLPVLERHVCHAKWARDQATLRALNSGARNTASVGKAVTVYPAPGELVPLAAELVELLRHHEGPPIVSDRRIDPNSPVYYRYGPFTAEYRTGRGGRLESVMTGPDGRVFDGLASAAYRCPPWAEDPFARRTPVAAPTAGFGGGRYRVTRGIARKAHGNVYRAMDRITGLPVVVKQARAYVAEDESGADTRDRLRNERAVLTRLDTAVGVPRALDYFRHRADEYLVMTSCGDRDLRRDVHTHGPYPAAESGPRSLPALARRLLHLLDGIHRSGVVVRDLKPDNVVLDADGRCHLVDFGIGAIDGHGPDGSTPGYSWPPYRTGAPAEPADDYHALGATLHFAATGLDPVILDADPGRNRELTLRCLEFALPDPACRRIRRTLAELTDPDPVVRTAGAAHLREGAFAPDPAARPAGRGRESGPSADLLGAIIEHTLARCVDEAHRIAHPERFGEAAVPAPIDLYGGASGLGLELLHHRDRPGVRATVDVLADWTARQSRTLPPGLYSGRTGVDLFLTAAGAPPRPAPPELPTRNPDGGPPEADLIDGDAGIGLGHLLLAHHHPPAADRHLAVAAACHHRLTTGLARLTPVTAPRPGDAALAQGLAHGDAGVAYFLLEYARATGDPAALGDAERACAALAAATPALLAAADRPSASRRYGSWCRGLAGIGTVLARAADCLDSPGHRALAEACARSCLALAPRMPLVTQCCGLAGVGDLMLELAPESEEFHSAAGTVAALVLARAGGPPTRPVFPDPTLTRSAFPYATGTAGVLSFLRRLGDPTAPRLGMLPRGRTAGDGSGSRARE; translated from the coding sequence GTGGCCGGGCCCATCGCCGGCCGCCGCCACTGGTCCGACGACACCTGGTCGTACCTGACCGACCCGCGGATGCCGGCGATGGAGCACGGCTGGAAGCTGCACGTCACCGCCCGCCCGGCCACCCTGGACGCCGTCACCGCCCTGGTCCTGCCGGTCCTGGAACGGCACGTCTGCCACGCCAAGTGGGCCCGCGACCAGGCCACCCTGCGCGCGCTCAACTCCGGCGCGAGGAACACCGCCTCGGTCGGCAAGGCGGTCACCGTCTACCCCGCACCGGGCGAACTCGTCCCGCTGGCCGCCGAGTTGGTCGAGCTACTGCGCCACCACGAGGGCCCGCCGATCGTCAGCGACCGCCGGATCGACCCCAACTCGCCGGTGTACTACCGCTACGGGCCGTTCACCGCCGAGTACCGCACCGGCCGCGGCGGACGCCTCGAATCGGTCATGACCGGCCCCGACGGCCGCGTCTTCGACGGCCTGGCGAGCGCCGCCTACCGCTGCCCCCCGTGGGCCGAGGACCCGTTCGCCCGCCGCACCCCCGTCGCCGCGCCCACGGCCGGCTTCGGCGGCGGCCGCTACCGCGTCACCCGCGGCATCGCCCGCAAGGCGCACGGCAACGTGTACCGCGCGATGGACCGGATCACCGGCCTGCCGGTGGTGGTCAAGCAGGCCCGGGCGTACGTCGCCGAGGACGAGAGCGGCGCCGACACCCGCGACCGGCTCCGCAACGAGCGCGCCGTCCTGACCCGGCTCGACACCGCCGTCGGCGTGCCGCGGGCCCTCGACTACTTCCGGCACCGGGCCGACGAGTACCTGGTGATGACCAGCTGCGGCGACCGCGACCTGCGCCGCGACGTCCACACCCACGGGCCGTACCCCGCCGCCGAATCGGGCCCGCGCAGCCTGCCCGCGCTGGCCCGGCGGCTGCTCCACCTGCTCGACGGGATCCACCGCAGCGGGGTGGTGGTCCGCGACCTCAAACCGGACAACGTGGTGCTGGACGCCGACGGGCGCTGCCACCTGGTCGACTTCGGCATCGGCGCGATCGACGGCCACGGCCCCGACGGCTCCACCCCCGGCTACAGCTGGCCCCCGTACCGCACCGGCGCTCCCGCCGAGCCCGCCGACGACTACCACGCACTGGGCGCGACCCTGCACTTCGCCGCCACCGGCCTGGACCCGGTGATCCTCGACGCCGACCCGGGCCGCAACCGCGAACTCACCCTGCGCTGCCTGGAGTTCGCCCTCCCCGACCCGGCCTGCCGGCGGATCCGCCGCACCCTCGCCGAACTCACCGACCCCGATCCGGTCGTGCGCACCGCCGGCGCGGCCCACCTGCGCGAAGGAGCGTTCGCCCCCGACCCGGCGGCCCGCCCGGCGGGTCGCGGGCGGGAGTCCGGGCCCTCGGCCGACCTGCTAGGCGCGATCATCGAGCACACCCTCGCGCGCTGCGTCGACGAGGCGCACCGGATCGCCCACCCGGAACGGTTCGGCGAGGCCGCCGTCCCCGCCCCGATCGACCTCTACGGGGGCGCCTCCGGCCTCGGCCTGGAACTGCTCCACCACCGCGACCGGCCGGGGGTCCGCGCCACCGTCGACGTGCTCGCCGACTGGACGGCTCGCCAGTCCCGCACCCTGCCACCGGGGCTGTACTCGGGTCGGACGGGCGTCGACCTGTTCCTCACCGCCGCCGGGGCCCCGCCGCGGCCCGCCCCGCCCGAACTGCCGACCCGGAACCCGGACGGGGGGCCGCCGGAGGCCGACCTGATCGACGGCGACGCCGGCATCGGCCTGGGCCACCTGCTGCTCGCCCACCACCACCCGCCGGCCGCCGACCGGCACCTCGCGGTCGCCGCGGCCTGCCACCACCGCCTCACCACCGGCCTGGCCCGGCTGACCCCCGTCACCGCGCCCCGGCCCGGCGACGCCGCCCTGGCCCAGGGGCTCGCCCACGGGGACGCGGGCGTCGCGTACTTCCTCCTCGAGTACGCCCGCGCCACCGGCGACCCGGCCGCCCTCGGCGACGCCGAACGGGCCTGCGCCGCGCTCGCCGCCGCCACGCCCGCGCTGCTCGCCGCCGCCGACCGCCCGTCCGCGAGCCGCCGTTACGGCTCCTGGTGCCGGGGCCTGGCGGGCATCGGCACCGTACTCGCCCGCGCCGCCGACTGCTTGGACTCCCCCGGCCACCGCGCCCTGGCCGAGGCGTGCGCCCGCTCCTGCCTGGCGCTGGCCCCCCGGATGCCGCTGGTCACCCAGTGCTGCGGCCTGGCCGGGGTCGGCGATCTGATGCTCGAACTCGCCCCGGAGTCCGAGGAGTTCCACTCCGCCGCGGGCACCGTCGCCGCCCTCGTGCTGGCCCGCGCCGGCGGGCCGCCGACCCGGCCCGTCTTCCCCGACCCCACCCTCACCCGGAGCGCCTTCCCCTACGCCACCGGCACCGCCGGCGTCCTCTCCTTCCTCCGCCGCCTCGGCGACCCCACCGCCCCTCGCCTCGGCATGCTCCCGCGCGGGCGCACCGCCGGGGACGGATCGGGGTCTCGGGCGCGGGAGTGA
- a CDS encoding nuclear transport factor 2 family protein codes for MSETLDETLVARMREYLAAGLATDVAALDALYDPEFRNIRTDEAGQVAVLTKAHFMARFRALSERGERIGTDVDDVEFVRTSRQGDRGTIVMHRNEDGVPGRYLFVWRHENGRWTTMLREHTFERDVTPLLRMLAAAPATG; via the coding sequence ATGAGCGAGACCCTGGACGAGACGCTGGTCGCACGGATGCGGGAGTACCTGGCCGCCGGTCTGGCCACGGACGTGGCGGCGCTCGACGCGCTGTACGACCCCGAGTTCCGGAACATCAGGACCGACGAGGCCGGCCAGGTGGCCGTGCTGACGAAGGCGCACTTCATGGCCCGGTTCCGGGCACTGAGCGAGCGGGGCGAACGGATCGGGACGGACGTCGACGACGTCGAGTTCGTGCGCACCTCGCGGCAGGGCGACCGGGGAACGATCGTGATGCACCGCAACGAGGACGGGGTACCCGGCCGCTACCTGTTCGTGTGGCGTCACGAGAACGGCCGCTGGACCACCATGCTCCGCGAGCACACCTTCGAACGGGACGTCACCCCGCTGCTGCGGATGCTGGCCGCCGCCCCCGCCACCGGCTGA
- a CDS encoding PQQ-binding-like beta-propeller repeat protein — translation MVVELWERALHQRGGSSKVLVSDGQVVVHERRSRLVCLDAADGTLRWDRPVGPWPRALVNAGGRVLVVSNDRLSCLDPRTGDPHWQVGLPRWSAHVAVADGAVLTGGWRGYTAPAAFDLADGRPRWTSPARSRTELPVAWAGGFLLGDGPRAWLLDPRDGREAASWRLPLPLAGADGGAVFTVLDEDRCVAVCGSRTLAVLHRGGQVELLRPHRHPLLGGAPLRADGLLWLREARPGGWVAVDPLDGIPWRRTALPGRPVAAGVVRTAGGVAVALEDGALLRAPGVPSPAGRERVGDRIAAVHELGADRLLAVTRSSLRAWQL, via the coding sequence GTGGTCGTGGAACTGTGGGAACGGGCGCTCCACCAGCGGGGCGGGAGCTCGAAGGTGCTGGTCTCGGACGGACAGGTGGTGGTGCACGAGCGGAGGTCCCGGCTGGTGTGCCTGGATGCGGCGGACGGCACCCTGCGCTGGGACCGCCCGGTGGGCCCGTGGCCGCGCGCGCTGGTCAACGCCGGCGGCCGGGTGCTGGTGGTGTCGAACGACCGGTTGAGCTGCCTGGACCCGCGGACCGGCGATCCGCACTGGCAGGTCGGCCTCCCGCGCTGGAGCGCCCACGTGGCGGTCGCGGACGGCGCGGTGCTGACCGGCGGCTGGCGCGGGTACACGGCCCCCGCCGCCTTCGACCTGGCGGACGGCCGGCCCCGCTGGACCTCGCCGGCGCGGTCCAGGACCGAACTGCCGGTCGCCTGGGCAGGCGGGTTCCTGCTGGGCGACGGGCCCCGCGCCTGGCTGCTCGACCCGCGGGACGGGCGGGAGGCGGCGTCCTGGCGGCTCCCGCTGCCGCTGGCCGGCGCCGACGGCGGCGCGGTGTTCACCGTCCTCGACGAGGACCGCTGCGTGGCGGTCTGCGGCAGCCGCACCCTCGCCGTGCTGCACCGCGGCGGCCAGGTCGAGCTGCTCCGGCCGCACCGCCATCCGCTGCTGGGCGGGGCGCCGCTGCGCGCGGACGGCCTGCTCTGGCTGCGCGAGGCCCGGCCCGGCGGCTGGGTCGCGGTCGACCCGCTGGACGGGATCCCCTGGCGGCGCACCGCGCTCCCCGGCCGGCCGGTGGCCGCGGGCGTGGTCCGGACGGCGGGCGGCGTCGCGGTCGCGCTGGAGGACGGCGCACTGCTGCGCGCGCCCGGAGTGCCGTCGCCCGCCGGACGGGAGCGGGTCGGCGACCGGATCGCGGCCGTGCACGAGTTGGGCGCCGACCGGCTGCTGGCCGTCACCCGCAGCAGCCTGCGCGCCTGGCAGCTCTGA
- a CDS encoding endonuclease/exonuclease/phosphatase family protein translates to MIDSAPVRLATFNVLHGRQVLADGRPSVTAEGTATVGPLVEAVAALDADVLALQELDRFQPRSGRVDQARALAEALEVADWRYGSALHARSVPGRTWEVDRSEPGLRVYGPPGVGHDGESPSHGVALLSRLPVLEWRARRFTAPPVALPLRTAGRAGLTVIRDRPRAALAAVLAGPRGPFTAVALHLSFVPGWNLRQLLAVHRWIADLPRPHLLLGDLNLPGALPAAALRAADRSARRPPSGWRDLARAATFPAHRPRLQLDHILAGGPGPDVPTAVRSPAMTISDHRPLVVELSL, encoded by the coding sequence GTGATCGACTCCGCGCCGGTGCGCCTGGCGACCTTCAACGTGCTGCACGGCCGGCAGGTCCTCGCCGACGGCCGCCCCTCGGTGACGGCCGAGGGGACCGCCACCGTGGGACCGCTGGTCGAGGCGGTCGCCGCGCTGGACGCCGACGTCCTGGCGCTCCAGGAACTCGACCGGTTCCAGCCCCGCTCGGGACGGGTGGACCAGGCGCGGGCGCTCGCGGAGGCGCTGGAGGTCGCCGACTGGCGCTACGGCTCCGCGCTGCACGCCCGCTCGGTGCCGGGCCGGACCTGGGAGGTCGACCGGTCCGAGCCGGGACTGCGGGTGTACGGCCCGCCGGGGGTCGGGCACGACGGCGAGTCCCCTTCGCACGGGGTCGCCCTGCTGTCCCGGCTGCCGGTGCTGGAGTGGCGGGCCCGCCGGTTCACCGCGCCGCCCGTCGCGCTGCCGCTGCGCACGGCCGGGCGAGCGGGCCTGACGGTGATCCGCGACCGGCCACGGGCGGCGCTGGCCGCCGTCCTGGCGGGGCCGCGCGGCCCGTTCACGGCGGTGGCGCTGCACCTGTCCTTCGTCCCCGGGTGGAACCTCCGTCAACTCCTCGCCGTGCACCGCTGGATCGCCGACCTGCCCCGGCCGCACCTGCTGCTCGGTGACCTCAACCTGCCGGGCGCGCTGCCCGCCGCCGCCCTCCGCGCAGCCGACCGGTCGGCCCGCCGTCCGCCGTCCGGCTGGCGGGACCTGGCCCGCGCGGCGACCTTCCCCGCGCACCGTCCGCGGCTGCAGCTCGACCACATCCTGGCCGGCGGTCCCGGCCCGGACGTCCCGACTGCCGTGCGGTCGCCGGCCATGACGATCTCCGACCACCGCCCGCTGGTGGTCGAGCTGTCACTGTGA
- a CDS encoding NAD(P)H-binding protein, translating to MIMVTGATGTVGREVVDLLVGRGEQVAAVTRDPAGPVAGGARRVVGDPSAPRSLAAALNGVEALLLSPRAAGGASADLLALAAGRGVRRVVVLSAVTVEYGGGYRRFAAEFARVEEAAKASGLAWTLLRCADFAANSLAWAPQIRATGRARGVHGDAATSPVHQRDLAEVAVRALLDPAHAGRAYALTGPQSLTQRDRARLIGRAIGREVPFEEVRPEELRRALLAQGLPADVPDRLIGYAAACLAEPGPTTDTVARLLGRPALAFADWAAENAAAFRS from the coding sequence ATGATCATGGTGACGGGTGCGACCGGAACCGTCGGACGTGAAGTGGTTGACCTGCTGGTCGGGCGCGGCGAGCAGGTCGCGGCGGTGACCCGCGACCCGGCCGGCCCGGTCGCCGGCGGCGCGCGGCGGGTGGTCGGCGACCCGTCCGCCCCGCGGTCGCTCGCGGCGGCGCTGAACGGCGTCGAGGCCCTGCTGCTCAGCCCGCGCGCGGCCGGCGGCGCCAGTGCCGACCTGCTGGCGCTGGCGGCCGGACGCGGCGTGCGGCGGGTGGTGGTGCTGTCCGCGGTCACCGTCGAGTACGGCGGCGGCTACCGGCGCTTCGCGGCGGAGTTCGCCCGGGTCGAGGAGGCGGCCAAGGCCTCCGGGCTGGCCTGGACCCTGCTGCGCTGCGCGGACTTCGCCGCCAACTCGCTCGCCTGGGCGCCGCAGATCCGGGCGACCGGCCGGGCCCGGGGCGTGCACGGCGACGCCGCCACTTCGCCCGTCCACCAGCGCGACCTCGCGGAGGTCGCCGTCCGGGCGCTGCTGGACCCGGCCCACGCGGGGCGGGCGTACGCGCTCACCGGGCCGCAGTCGCTGACCCAGCGCGACCGGGCCCGGCTGATCGGCCGGGCGATCGGCCGGGAGGTGCCGTTCGAGGAGGTGCGGCCGGAGGAGCTGCGCCGGGCGCTGCTCGCCCAGGGACTTCCCGCGGACGTGCCGGACCGGCTGATCGGCTACGCGGCCGCCTGCCTGGCCGAACCGGGCCCGACCACGGACACGGTGGCCCGGCTGCTGGGACGCCCCGCGCTGGCGTTCGCCGACTGGGCCGCCGAGAACGCGGCGGCCTTCCGGAGCTGA
- a CDS encoding DUF3592 domain-containing protein: MGWDEWLRLWCAVWGAAALVGVGRSLAGLTGAQRTVRLTGRIERVRPPRHGGSRRGGISVVVGYRDPASGQQVTVTNDGERGEPITEAWEGREIGVNHPRGRPHAYRFARLPDPPGRGLGWPAFALFLVYVGLVVLAAIDWAWPWALIGVGVPGALAGASQLPGAVRAKNARLRRLAGMETAPGEVVAVLKDVSVDQDDGGVSTTITPVLAFTTRDGRAVTAFCTEHLPGPAGARGRAVTVHYSPADPAEFTLDPAADHRSADRDVTIHAAVAGLLAATAVAGALLL, from the coding sequence ATGGGGTGGGACGAGTGGCTGCGCCTGTGGTGCGCGGTGTGGGGCGCGGCGGCGCTGGTCGGGGTCGGCCGGTCGCTGGCCGGGCTGACCGGAGCGCAGCGGACGGTCCGGCTGACCGGCCGGATCGAGCGGGTGCGGCCGCCGCGGCACGGCGGGTCCCGGCGCGGTGGGATCTCGGTGGTGGTCGGCTACCGCGACCCGGCGTCCGGGCAGCAGGTCACGGTGACCAACGACGGTGAGCGCGGCGAGCCGATCACCGAAGCCTGGGAGGGCCGGGAGATCGGCGTCAACCATCCGCGCGGACGGCCGCACGCGTACCGGTTCGCGCGCCTCCCGGACCCGCCCGGCCGCGGGCTGGGGTGGCCGGCGTTCGCGCTGTTCCTGGTGTACGTCGGACTGGTGGTGCTGGCCGCGATCGACTGGGCCTGGCCGTGGGCGCTGATCGGGGTCGGCGTCCCGGGGGCGCTGGCCGGTGCGAGCCAACTGCCCGGGGCGGTGCGCGCCAAGAACGCGCGGCTGCGCCGGCTGGCCGGGATGGAGACGGCCCCGGGCGAGGTGGTCGCGGTGCTGAAGGACGTCAGCGTCGACCAGGACGACGGCGGCGTCTCCACCACCATCACCCCGGTCCTCGCCTTCACCACCCGCGACGGCCGGGCCGTCACCGCTTTCTGCACCGAGCACCTGCCCGGCCCGGCCGGCGCGCGCGGCCGGGCCGTCACCGTCCACTACTCGCCCGCCGACCCGGCCGAGTTCACCCTGGACCCCGCGGCCGACCACCGCTCGGCGGACCGCGACGTGACGATCCACGCCGCGGTCGCCGGGCTGCTCGCGGCGACGGCCGTGGCGGGCGCGCTGCTGCTCTGA
- a CDS encoding GDSL-type esterase/lipase family protein, with translation MPKSRRTTPRATLALLAAAALALPAVALATPAAAAPGTGPTATVAMGDSYISGEAGRWKGNSDTTSGSRDGTDRAWTGSGYDPTRVYGATSASGCDRSDVAEVRSAPAVNQTQLNLACSGATSDNVFRAANGGQPFKGEAPQADQLAAVASQYDVKLITLSIGGNDLGFADVISTCVQDYEIWWSYCHDDQQAAVDAKMDAAMSGVGKSVDEIRAVMSAAGYGSGDYRIVLQSYPSPIPRSSENRYPESGWSRTNTGGCPFWNLDADWARDSLVPQIADRLAGVAAAKGVQFLDLRDLLQGREVCAKTARLATPTNAPSATTSEWARFLDYGSTVQGATQESFHPDYYAQQALGRCLTLLNAKTSGNWSCHNTAGQDAAGMYLAARP, from the coding sequence GTGCCGAAGAGCCGACGCACCACCCCCAGAGCAACACTCGCCCTGCTCGCCGCAGCGGCCCTCGCGCTGCCCGCCGTCGCCCTGGCCACCCCGGCCGCCGCCGCGCCGGGCACCGGGCCCACCGCCACCGTCGCGATGGGCGACAGCTACATCTCCGGCGAAGCCGGTCGCTGGAAGGGCAACAGCGACACCACCAGCGGCAGTCGGGACGGCACCGACCGCGCCTGGACCGGATCCGGCTACGACCCGACCCGGGTGTACGGCGCCACGTCCGCGAGCGGGTGCGACCGCTCCGACGTCGCCGAGGTGCGCAGCGCCCCCGCGGTCAACCAGACCCAGCTCAACCTGGCCTGCTCCGGCGCCACCTCGGACAACGTCTTCCGCGCCGCCAACGGCGGGCAGCCGTTCAAGGGCGAGGCCCCGCAGGCCGACCAACTCGCCGCCGTGGCCTCGCAGTACGACGTCAAGCTGATCACCCTGTCGATCGGCGGCAACGACCTGGGCTTCGCCGACGTGATCTCCACCTGCGTGCAGGACTACGAGATCTGGTGGTCGTACTGCCACGACGACCAGCAGGCCGCGGTCGACGCGAAGATGGACGCCGCGATGAGCGGGGTCGGAAAGTCCGTCGACGAGATCCGGGCCGTCATGTCGGCGGCCGGCTACGGCTCCGGCGACTACCGGATCGTGCTGCAGTCCTACCCGTCGCCGATCCCGCGCAGCTCCGAGAACCGGTACCCGGAGAGCGGCTGGAGCCGGACCAACACCGGCGGCTGCCCGTTCTGGAACCTGGACGCCGACTGGGCCCGCGACTCGCTCGTCCCGCAGATCGCCGACCGGCTGGCCGGCGTCGCGGCAGCCAAGGGCGTCCAGTTCCTCGACCTGCGCGACCTGCTGCAGGGCCGCGAGGTGTGCGCGAAGACCGCCAGGCTCGCCACCCCGACCAACGCCCCCTCCGCCACCACCAGCGAATGGGCCCGCTTCCTGGACTACGGCAGCACCGTCCAGGGCGCCACCCAGGAGTCCTTCCACCCCGACTACTACGCCCAGCAGGCCCTCGGGCGCTGCCTGACCCTGCTCAACGCCAAGACCTCCGGCAACTGGTCCTGCCACAACACGGCCGGGCAGGACGCCGCCGGGATGTACCTGGCCGCCAGGCCCTGA